The following proteins are encoded in a genomic region of Frankiaceae bacterium:
- the raiA gene encoding ribosome-associated translation inhibitor RaiA has product MDIVVKGRRTEVSDKFRQVATEKLAKVERLDHRIFRLEVELCQEQNPRLASVKDRVEVTCLSKGPVIRAEAASTDPYVALDLALDKLEGRLRRAADKRRVHHGLRTPESIHSPAAHANGSKSLATEEPEPDVDAVGADEEEAGGVVVREKMFEGTPMTLDEALFQMELVGHDFFLFPDVETGLPSVVYRRKGYDYGVIRLAK; this is encoded by the coding sequence ATGGACATCGTCGTCAAGGGCCGCAGGACCGAGGTCTCGGACAAGTTCCGGCAGGTCGCGACCGAGAAGCTCGCCAAGGTCGAGCGCCTCGACCACCGGATCTTCCGGCTCGAGGTCGAGCTCTGCCAGGAGCAGAACCCTCGCCTCGCGTCGGTCAAGGACCGCGTCGAGGTGACCTGCCTGTCCAAGGGTCCGGTCATCCGCGCCGAGGCGGCGTCCACGGACCCGTACGTCGCGCTCGACCTCGCGCTCGACAAGCTGGAGGGCCGGCTGCGCCGCGCCGCCGACAAGCGCCGCGTCCATCACGGTCTGCGCACGCCCGAGTCGATACACTCGCCTGCGGCGCACGCGAACGGCTCGAAGTCCCTCGCGACCGAGGAGCCGGAGCCGGACGTGGACGCCGTTGGTGCCGACGAAGAGGAGGCAGGCGGCGTCGTCGTTCGGGAGAAGATGTTCGAGGGCACGCCGATGACCCTCGACGAGGCGTTGTTCCAGATGGAGCTCGTCGGGCACGACTTCTTCCTGTTCCCCGACGTCGAGACCGGCCTTCCCAGCGTCGTCTACCGGCGGAAGGGCTACGACTACGGCGTCATCCGGCTCGCGAAGTGA
- a CDS encoding response regulator transcription factor: protein MTEDEAGATTVGSRAGEPIRVLVVDDHALFRRGLQMVLEQEDDIEVVGEASDGAEAVERAADAVPDIVLMDVRMPKRGGIDACTAIKDAVPSAKIIMLTISDEEADLYDAIKAGASGYLLKEISIEEVAAAIRAVNEGQSLISPSMASKLLTEFASMIKRTDDRQQVPTPRLTDREMEVLKLVAKGLNNRDIAKQLFISENTVKNHIRNILEKLQLHSRMEAVVYAVREKLLEIT from the coding sequence GTGACGGAGGACGAGGCGGGCGCGACGACCGTCGGTTCCCGGGCGGGCGAGCCGATCCGGGTACTGGTCGTCGACGACCACGCGCTCTTCCGGCGCGGCCTGCAGATGGTCCTCGAGCAGGAGGACGACATCGAGGTCGTCGGCGAGGCGAGCGACGGGGCCGAGGCGGTCGAACGCGCCGCCGACGCCGTACCCGACATCGTCCTCATGGACGTCCGCATGCCGAAGCGCGGCGGGATCGACGCCTGCACCGCCATCAAGGACGCCGTTCCGAGCGCCAAGATCATCATGCTGACGATCAGCGACGAGGAGGCCGACCTCTACGACGCGATCAAGGCCGGCGCCTCGGGCTACCTGCTCAAGGAGATCTCCATCGAGGAGGTCGCCGCCGCGATCCGCGCGGTCAACGAGGGCCAGTCGCTGATCTCGCCGTCGATGGCGTCGAAGCTGCTCACCGAGTTCGCCTCGATGATCAAGCGCACCGACGACCGCCAACAGGTCCCCACGCCGCGGCTCACGGACCGCGAGATGGAGGTCCTCAAGCTGGTCGCCAAGGGCCTGAACAACCGCGACATCGCCAAGCAGCTGTTCATCTCGGAGAACACCGTCAAGAACCACATCCGCAACATCCTGGAGAAGCTGCAGCTGCACTCCCGGATGGAGGCCGTGGTCTACGCGGTGCGCGAGAAGCTCCTCGAGATCACCTGA
- a CDS encoding crosslink repair DNA glycosylase YcaQ family protein: MDTLTAAEARRLAISAQGLSGPAAARRAGGVPGMLRRLGAVQLDTISVLARSHELVPYARLGAVGRPAVETAYWAEPPVAFEFWSHAACVLPLEAWPLYAARRRALHGRYGNARPSAERTRASVLAALAERGPMTATDLGGAKRGGVWWDWSDVKVAVEDLLLWGDVVVTRRKRWRRVYDLPSRAVPADLLAQDLTDAECYVRLVAWAGRALGVGTAGDVADYFRMPAADVAAALEPAGLVPVRVESWAQQAYADPAALAALSAGTVPSGSRTTLLSPFDSLVWYRERTERVFAMRHRLEAYTPKPKREYGYFAMPVLAGGRLVARVDPRRAGRTLVAEHVSFERGFAAAEARAGAGPVRSGAVSDGAVRAVATALREAASWVGSDSVAVERVTPPEATARVAAQVAEQSGSAAGRSRRVVTP, encoded by the coding sequence ATGGACACCCTCACCGCCGCCGAGGCGCGCCGGCTGGCGATCTCGGCGCAGGGCCTCTCCGGTCCGGCCGCCGCCCGCCGGGCCGGCGGCGTGCCCGGCATGCTCCGGCGGCTCGGCGCGGTCCAGCTCGACACGATCTCGGTGCTCGCCCGCTCCCACGAGCTGGTGCCGTACGCCCGCCTCGGCGCCGTCGGCCGGCCCGCCGTGGAGACGGCGTACTGGGCGGAGCCGCCCGTGGCGTTCGAGTTCTGGTCGCACGCCGCCTGTGTGCTCCCGCTGGAGGCCTGGCCGCTGTACGCCGCGCGCCGCCGCGCCCTGCATGGCAGGTACGGCAACGCCCGCCCCTCGGCGGAGCGCACCCGCGCGTCCGTGCTCGCCGCGCTCGCGGAGCGGGGGCCGATGACCGCGACCGACCTCGGCGGCGCCAAGCGCGGCGGCGTCTGGTGGGACTGGTCCGACGTCAAGGTCGCCGTCGAGGACCTGCTGCTCTGGGGCGACGTCGTCGTGACGCGCCGTAAGCGGTGGCGACGGGTCTACGACCTCCCCTCGCGCGCCGTCCCCGCCGACCTGCTCGCGCAGGACCTCACCGACGCCGAGTGCTACGTGCGTCTGGTGGCCTGGGCGGGCCGGGCGCTCGGCGTGGGCACCGCCGGCGACGTCGCCGACTACTTCCGGATGCCCGCCGCCGACGTGGCGGCCGCGCTGGAGCCCGCGGGGCTCGTGCCCGTGCGCGTGGAGAGCTGGGCGCAGCAGGCGTACGCCGACCCCGCGGCACTCGCCGCCCTGTCCGCGGGCACCGTGCCGAGCGGGTCGCGGACGACGTTGCTGTCGCCGTTCGACTCGCTGGTCTGGTACCGCGAGCGGACCGAGCGCGTGTTCGCCATGCGGCACCGGCTGGAGGCGTACACGCCCAAGCCCAAGCGCGAGTACGGCTACTTCGCCATGCCCGTCCTCGCCGGCGGCCGCCTCGTCGCGCGGGTCGACCCCCGCCGGGCCGGGCGGACGCTGGTCGCGGAGCACGTGTCGTTCGAGCGCGGGTTCGCCGCCGCCGAGGCGCGCGCGGGTGCGGGCCCGGTGCGTTCGGGGGCGGTGAGCGACGGCGCCGTCCGCGCCGTGGCGACGGCGCTGCGCGAGGCGGCGTCGTGGGTGGGCAGCGACTCGGTGGCGGTCGAGCGCGTCACGCCGCCCGAGGCGACGGCGCGGGTGGCCGCGCAGGTGGCCGAGCAGAGCGGCAGCGCCGCGGGGAGGAGCCGCCGTGTCGTGACGCCGTGA